In one Alphaproteobacteria bacterium genomic region, the following are encoded:
- a CDS encoding RNA methyltransferase, whose amino-acid sequence MTEQNSNDTSPVIVLVDPQLGENIGMCARAMLNCGLTKMRIVRPRDGWPNQKARDASSGALEVIDGATLHDTVEDAVADLTRVYATTGRKREMVETVMTPRAAAADMRAREATGLERCGVLFGGERSGLTTEDVAKADVILRVPLNPEFKSLNLAQAVLLVGYEWFIAGDDTPDRALDIGESRPATRQEIDIYIERLGRGLDSGGFFRSPDMRPTVMRNIRNLFQRADLSDQDIRTLHGIVESLRRAGPERG is encoded by the coding sequence ATGACGGAACAGAATTCCAACGACACGTCACCGGTCATCGTACTGGTCGACCCCCAGCTGGGTGAGAATATCGGCATGTGCGCCCGCGCCATGCTGAATTGTGGCCTGACAAAGATGCGCATCGTGCGGCCGCGCGACGGCTGGCCGAACCAGAAGGCGCGTGATGCCTCGTCCGGTGCGCTGGAAGTAATCGACGGCGCGACACTGCACGACACGGTGGAGGACGCGGTGGCCGATCTGACCCGTGTCTATGCCACAACCGGGCGCAAGCGCGAGATGGTGGAGACCGTCATGACCCCGCGTGCCGCAGCGGCAGACATGCGCGCGCGAGAGGCGACAGGGCTGGAACGATGCGGTGTCCTGTTCGGCGGGGAACGGTCCGGTCTGACGACGGAGGATGTCGCCAAGGCCGATGTCATTCTGCGCGTGCCCCTGAACCCCGAGTTCAAGTCACTGAATCTGGCACAGGCCGTCCTTCTGGTCGGATACGAATGGTTCATTGCAGGGGACGATACGCCGGATCGTGCCCTGGATATTGGCGAGTCGCGCCCCGCCACGCGTCAGGAAATCGATATCTATATCGAGCGGCTGGGGCGCGGTCTGGACAGCGGCGGTTTCTTCCGGTCGCCCGACATGCGTCCGACCGTGATGCGCAACATTCGCAACCTGTTTCAACGCGCGGATCTGAGCGATCAGGATATCCGGACCCTGCACGGGATCGTGGAATCCCTGCGCCGGGCCGGTCCCGAGCGCGGGTAA
- a CDS encoding class II aldolase/adducin family protein, with protein MSNVASKLPIRRSLDCSEAEWAMRVDLAACYRLIHAHGWCDQIYNHITARVPDEPEHFLINPFGLAYDEVCASNLVKIDLDGNVVDGSSYGINAAGYTIHSAIHGARHDAVCVLHTHSDAGTAVSCLEDGFLPMTQGGFQFYNRLAYHDYEGIALDLSERDRLVADLGDSWAMILRNHGLLTLGQTVSHAFTRLYYLEQACRVQLQVMQSGGKINMPPHEVCEHTAKQWDDGIEGMRARELPEWPAYLRMLDRKDPSFRD; from the coding sequence ATGTCGAATGTCGCATCAAAGCTTCCGATCCGCCGTAGCCTGGACTGTTCGGAGGCCGAATGGGCGATGCGTGTCGATCTGGCGGCCTGTTACCGCCTGATCCATGCCCATGGCTGGTGCGATCAGATCTACAATCACATCACCGCCCGCGTTCCGGACGAGCCGGAGCACTTTCTGATCAACCCGTTCGGTCTGGCCTATGACGAGGTCTGTGCTTCGAATCTGGTGAAGATCGATCTGGACGGCAATGTCGTCGACGGGTCCAGCTATGGCATCAACGCGGCGGGCTATACCATTCACAGCGCCATTCACGGCGCACGGCACGATGCGGTCTGCGTGCTGCATACCCATTCCGACGCGGGCACTGCCGTGTCCTGTCTGGAGGACGGGTTCCTGCCGATGACGCAGGGCGGCTTTCAGTTCTACAACCGGCTTGCCTATCACGATTATGAAGGCATTGCGCTGGACCTGTCAGAGCGGGACCGGCTGGTCGCCGATCTGGGAGATTCCTGGGCGATGATCCTGCGCAACCACGGGCTGCTCACGCTGGGGCAGACCGTCAGCCACGCCTTCACGCGGCTCTACTATCTGGAGCAGGCCTGTCGTGTCCAATTGCAGGTCATGCAGTCCGGCGGCAAGATCAACATGCCGCCGCATGAAGTCTGTGAGCACACCGCCAAGCAATGGGACGACGGGATCGAGGGCATGCGGGCCAGGGAATTGCCGGAATGGCCGGCCTATCTGCGTATGCTGGACCGCAAGGACCCCAGCTTCCGCGATTGA
- a CDS encoding helix-turn-helix domain-containing protein, with the protein MVTTATSGTGCPVFLGANIFGDRWTLLVLRDMMLHGRKTFGEFMESGEGISTNILASRLRTLEEEGIIWRRQDPQNRRSFHYGLTDKGLDLAPLMLEIIRWSGRHFAMNESRTALAERIETDREGLLREIRERALSIAAG; encoded by the coding sequence ATGGTAACGACAGCAACGTCCGGGACCGGCTGTCCCGTCTTTCTGGGCGCCAACATCTTCGGGGATCGTTGGACCCTGCTGGTCCTGCGGGACATGATGCTCCATGGGCGAAAGACCTTTGGAGAGTTCATGGAATCCGGGGAGGGGATCTCCACCAACATTCTGGCGAGCCGTCTTCGGACTCTGGAGGAGGAGGGGATCATCTGGCGGCGTCAGGATCCCCAGAACCGGCGCAGTTTCCATTACGGGCTGACGGATAAGGGGCTCGACCTCGCGCCGCTGATGCTGGAGATCATTCGCTGGAGCGGGCGGCATTTCGCAATGAACGAGTCGCGGACGGCGCTCGCCGAACGGATCGAGACGGATCGTGAAGGCTTGCTGAGGGAGATCCGCGAAAGGGCCCTTTCCATCGCTGCCGGGTAA
- a CDS encoding xanthine dehydrogenase family protein molybdopterin-binding subunit — MTKFGIGQAVRRTEDLQLLTGAGQYTADVDWPQQTYAVAVRSPYAHARILSMDTADAEAAPGVLAVITGAQMRADGVGPMASNIVVTQPDGSQMVDPPRYALAEGKVRHVGDPVAFVVAETLDKARDAAELVMVDYEDLPAVTDTDLADADGAPLVYDEAPNNRCFTWEFGDEAKADDGMARAAHTVRLKLINNRIVVNSMEPRAALAAYEGDAETGRYVLHTPTQGVHSVQRQLAQDVFGVEKSRMRILTGHVGGGFGMKIFLYPEQVCALYAARKIGRPVKWVAERSYDGFTTDKQGRDHVSDIELGLDADYRITGLKITLKAAMGAYISGFQAFIPTMASAKMYSGVYAIPAVHLRVHGLFTNTTPVDAYRGAGRPEAAYLLERLMDKAALDLGLNPVDLRMRNYIQPDAMPFPTATGPTYDSGDFPRLTNIALDRADRGGFEARRAEAEARGKLRGMGMAYYIECCGAGPGEQADIRVDDAGRVTLYIGTQDNGQGHQTAYKQIVSDRLGLDLDRITVVQGDTDLVERGGGTGGSRSIPEGGVAVRNAADGVVDKGKVIAAGILEAAPGDIEFADGHFTIVGTDRQVGFEDVARAAHDPSRLPPDIEPGLDVKVRHKAEVQTYPNGCHVCELEIDPDTGDLEIVNYVVVDDFGTVVNPLMLAGQVHGGIAQGLGQSLLEETVYDKESGQLLSGSFMDYCMPRADDIPTIDFSYVDDIPCTTNPLGIKGAGEAGAIGAPPASINAIVDALKKFGIHHIDMPATRHKIWAAIQAARQQQAAE; from the coding sequence ATGACGAAGTTCGGTATCGGACAGGCCGTACGACGCACGGAAGATTTGCAGCTATTGACCGGCGCCGGCCAGTACACGGCGGATGTCGACTGGCCGCAACAGACCTATGCGGTGGCCGTGCGCTCTCCATATGCCCATGCCCGTATTCTTTCGATGGATACGGCGGACGCCGAGGCGGCGCCGGGCGTTCTGGCGGTGATCACCGGGGCGCAGATGCGCGCCGACGGCGTTGGACCGATGGCCAGCAACATCGTCGTGACCCAGCCCGACGGATCGCAGATGGTCGACCCGCCGCGCTATGCCCTGGCGGAAGGCAAGGTGCGCCATGTCGGCGACCCGGTCGCCTTCGTCGTAGCGGAAACCCTGGACAAGGCGCGCGACGCGGCCGAACTGGTGATGGTCGATTACGAAGACCTTCCCGCCGTCACGGATACCGACCTGGCCGACGCCGATGGCGCGCCGCTGGTCTATGACGAGGCACCGAACAACCGCTGCTTCACCTGGGAGTTCGGTGACGAGGCCAAGGCCGATGACGGCATGGCCAGGGCCGCGCACACGGTCCGGCTGAAGCTGATCAACAACCGCATCGTCGTGAATTCCATGGAGCCGCGCGCCGCCTTGGCCGCCTATGAGGGCGACGCGGAGACCGGGCGCTATGTCCTGCACACCCCGACTCAGGGTGTCCATTCTGTGCAGCGCCAGCTGGCCCAGGACGTGTTCGGCGTCGAAAAGTCCCGTATGCGCATCCTGACCGGCCATGTCGGCGGCGGATTCGGCATGAAGATCTTCCTGTATCCGGAACAGGTCTGCGCCCTCTATGCCGCGCGCAAGATCGGCCGCCCGGTAAAATGGGTCGCCGAGCGGTCCTATGACGGGTTCACGACCGACAAACAGGGCCGCGACCATGTCAGCGACATCGAACTGGGGCTGGACGCGGATTACAGGATCACCGGTCTGAAGATCACGCTGAAGGCAGCGATGGGGGCCTATATCTCCGGGTTCCAGGCCTTCATTCCGACCATGGCCAGCGCCAAGATGTATTCCGGCGTCTATGCCATCCCGGCGGTGCATCTGCGTGTCCACGGCCTGTTCACCAACACGACGCCGGTCGACGCCTATCGCGGTGCCGGACGGCCGGAGGCGGCCTATCTGCTGGAACGCCTGATGGACAAGGCGGCGCTGGATCTGGGTCTCAACCCGGTCGACCTGCGCATGCGCAATTACATTCAGCCGGATGCCATGCCCTTCCCGACCGCGACCGGCCCGACCTATGATTCCGGGGACTTTCCGCGCCTGACAAACATTGCGCTGGATCGCGCCGACCGCGGCGGGTTCGAAGCCCGCCGCGCCGAAGCGGAAGCGCGCGGCAAACTGCGCGGCATGGGCATGGCCTATTACATCGAATGCTGCGGTGCCGGACCGGGTGAGCAGGCGGATATCCGCGTCGACGATGCCGGCCGGGTCACCCTCTATATCGGCACGCAGGATAACGGTCAGGGCCACCAGACCGCCTACAAGCAGATCGTGTCGGACCGCCTCGGGCTCGATCTCGACCGGATCACCGTGGTCCAGGGCGATACGGATCTGGTGGAACGTGGCGGTGGCACCGGCGGATCCCGCTCCATCCCTGAAGGGGGCGTGGCGGTGCGCAATGCCGCGGACGGTGTCGTCGACAAGGGCAAGGTCATCGCCGCCGGCATTCTGGAAGCCGCGCCGGGCGATATCGAATTCGCCGACGGGCACTTCACCATTGTCGGCACGGACCGGCAGGTCGGTTTCGAGGACGTCGCCCGCGCCGCCCACGATCCGTCACGCCTGCCACCGGATATCGAACCCGGCCTGGATGTGAAGGTCCGCCACAAGGCGGAAGTCCAGACCTATCCCAACGGCTGCCATGTCTGCGAATTGGAAATCGATCCGGATACCGGCGATCTGGAGATCGTGAATTATGTCGTGGTCGATGATTTCGGCACCGTGGTGAACCCGCTCATGCTGGCCGGACAGGTCCATGGCGGAATCGCCCAAGGGCTGGGACAGTCGCTGCTTGAGGAAACCGTCTACGACAAGGAATCCGGTCAGCTTCTGTCCGGGTCCTTCATGGATTATTGCATGCCGCGCGCGGACGACATCCCGACCATCGATTTCAGCTATGTCGACGACATCCCCTGCACGACGAATCCGCTGGGAATCAAGGGCGCCGGTGAGGCCGGAGCCATCGGTGCGCCGCCCGCATCCATCAATGCCATCGTCGATGCATTGAAAAAGTTCGGCATTCATCATATCGACATGCCCGCAACGAGGCACAAGATCTGGGCCGCCATCCAGGCAGCCCGGCAACAGCAAGCTGCGGAGTGA
- the cysQ gene encoding 3'(2'),5'-bisphosphate nucleotidase CysQ, translating to MTLISDPAQLLPAIEKAARDAGARIMQIYATDFEARTKDDASPVTEADEAAEALILPMLKALTPDIPIVAEEAAAAGDVPDVGDGPFWLVDPLDGTKEFLKRNGEFTVNIALIQDREPLVGVVFLPAKGVMYSGIRGEGAWRTLEDGARSAIAVRQPPEEGLTVIGSRSHGDPAEMEAFLKGRTVAETLSAGSSLKFCLVAEGKADVYPRLGRTMEWDVAAGHAVLAAAGGIVTLTDGTPFGYAKNAIFENPHFVAWGGARP from the coding sequence GTGACCCTGATTTCCGATCCCGCCCAACTTCTGCCCGCCATCGAAAAGGCCGCGCGCGACGCCGGGGCCCGGATCATGCAGATCTATGCCACCGATTTCGAGGCACGGACAAAGGACGATGCCTCCCCCGTGACGGAGGCCGACGAGGCGGCGGAAGCCCTGATCCTGCCGATGTTGAAGGCTTTGACGCCGGACATCCCGATCGTCGCGGAGGAAGCGGCTGCGGCAGGCGATGTCCCCGATGTCGGCGACGGCCCGTTTTGGCTGGTAGACCCGCTGGACGGGACCAAGGAGTTCCTGAAACGGAATGGCGAATTCACGGTCAACATCGCTCTGATCCAGGACCGCGAACCTCTGGTCGGCGTGGTGTTCCTGCCGGCGAAGGGCGTGATGTATTCCGGCATTCGCGGTGAAGGCGCCTGGCGGACGCTGGAAGACGGCGCCCGCAGCGCGATTGCGGTGCGGCAGCCGCCCGAGGAAGGGCTGACGGTCATCGGCAGTCGCAGCCATGGCGACCCGGCGGAGATGGAAGCTTTCCTCAAGGGCCGAACCGTCGCCGAAACCCTGTCCGCCGGCAGTTCGCTGAAATTCTGCCTCGTCGCGGAAGGGAAGGCGGATGTCTATCCACGTCTGGGCCGTACCATGGAGTGGGACGTCGCGGCAGGTCATGCCGTGCTGGCCGCCGCCGGCGGCATCGTCACCCTGACCGACGGCACGCCCTTCGGCTATGCCAAGAACGCGATTTTCGAGAACCCGCATTTCGTGGCATGGGGCGGCGCCCGGCCGTGA
- a CDS encoding phytanoyl-CoA dioxygenase family protein, translating to MATGKFAVTLPAMHLSDAQIEEFDRTGYLLFPGLLDEEEARVLKAASPALYGRDGPEVVREADGGGIRLVYGGHAFSDPFAKLSVMPRLLNPVQQLLRGDAYIHQSRLNPKQGFSGGAWNWHQDFGTWHREDGMPEPRCVMTAIFLDDASPVNSPLMVLPGTQRHGIVDAVSKEDSTGYTVMQIDHDVVRGYADQNGIVPLMGPAGTVAFIHCNLVHGSANNVSPWPRGIMYFNYNAVDNQPTGGNNRAWYHNNPDRSPLLPGDDDALHALARAAE from the coding sequence TTGGCGACCGGCAAGTTCGCCGTTACGCTCCCGGCCATGCATCTATCAGACGCTCAGATCGAAGAATTCGACCGTACCGGCTACCTCCTGTTTCCGGGACTGCTGGACGAAGAAGAAGCCCGTGTGCTGAAGGCGGCAAGCCCCGCGCTTTACGGCCGTGACGGACCCGAAGTGGTGCGGGAGGCCGACGGGGGCGGCATTCGTCTTGTTTACGGCGGCCATGCCTTCAGCGACCCGTTCGCAAAACTGTCCGTCATGCCGCGCCTGTTGAATCCGGTGCAGCAGTTGCTGCGCGGAGACGCCTACATTCATCAGAGCCGCCTGAATCCCAAGCAGGGATTTTCGGGCGGTGCGTGGAACTGGCATCAGGATTTCGGTACCTGGCACCGCGAAGACGGCATGCCCGAACCACGCTGCGTCATGACCGCGATCTTCCTGGACGATGCGTCACCGGTGAATTCGCCGCTGATGGTACTGCCCGGAACCCAGCGCCACGGCATTGTCGACGCGGTGTCGAAGGAGGACTCGACCGGCTACACCGTTATGCAGATCGACCATGATGTAGTGCGGGGCTATGCCGATCAGAACGGCATCGTGCCGCTGATGGGGCCGGCTGGAACCGTCGCCTTCATTCACTGCAATCTGGTGCACGGTTCGGCCAACAATGTCAGTCCTTGGCCCCGCGGGATCATGTATTTCAACTATAACGCCGTCGACAACCAACCGACGGGCGGGAACAATCGGGCATGGTATCACAATAACCCGGACCGTTCTCCGCTATTGCCGGGCGACGACGACGCCTTGCATGCCCTGGCACGGGCGGCGGAGTAG
- a CDS encoding adenylate/guanylate cyclase domain-containing protein yields MSVSIRFVMIFGFCGLLAISVAAVIITGVAGALGNTLTLMARDSTQMVEEARRNLETELAPIENQSAYIADQFAQGRLRFNHPNRLTIALESSMAALPDLAGMLVLDTKGVGFRILGERRGGKLPAVTVGNFQNEPGLARAIDLARHANRPVWRRPVWVPEIQQTVINLHTPLYHDGEYIGLLIQGKAIADLSGRLRDLADDDGKIPFLLYGEGLVLAHPGLADLALDVTPDDPLPTVANFQDAILAEFPQLEEVIFEKYAEADDLRMGRTEFANRSYLFSYIEVNGIAADLPIVVGLYVDEERYQDFRDRLRSMILVGIGVLILSGIVALLMAKATVRPILALSEASAKIAAGEYDDLPVLPKSRMRELRDASRAFEEMVRGLKERARILDLFGRVVPEKVAERMLSVPDELAPQTVEATVLFCDLAGFTHMTEELGPAKVVAVLNAYFTDIVDVVHSHGGIVTQFQGDAILSVFNLPIADPAHAEKAVSAAREIQAHLASRHFEGRQLSCRIGIATGPLIAANVGAKSRMNYTVHGDTVNLAARLEQLNKELGTTVLVAASTAARVRKGTLLSLGERSVRGLDNPIEVYAPLESKS; encoded by the coding sequence GTGAGCGTATCTATCCGCTTTGTCATGATTTTCGGGTTCTGCGGGCTGCTGGCAATTTCGGTCGCGGCCGTGATCATTACCGGCGTGGCCGGGGCCCTGGGCAACACCCTGACCCTGATGGCCCGCGATTCAACCCAGATGGTTGAGGAGGCCCGCCGCAATCTGGAAACGGAACTGGCACCGATCGAGAACCAATCCGCCTATATCGCCGATCAGTTCGCCCAGGGGCGCCTTCGGTTCAACCACCCGAACCGCCTGACCATTGCGCTGGAATCTTCCATGGCCGCCCTGCCCGATCTGGCCGGCATGCTGGTTCTGGACACGAAAGGGGTCGGCTTCAGAATCCTGGGCGAGCGCCGAGGCGGAAAACTGCCGGCCGTCACCGTCGGGAACTTCCAGAACGAGCCGGGTCTGGCGCGGGCCATCGATCTGGCGCGTCATGCCAACCGCCCGGTCTGGCGCCGACCTGTCTGGGTTCCGGAAATCCAGCAGACCGTGATCAACCTGCACACGCCCTTGTATCACGACGGGGAATATATCGGCCTGCTGATCCAGGGGAAGGCAATTGCAGATCTGTCCGGCCGGTTGCGCGATCTTGCGGATGACGACGGAAAGATCCCGTTCCTCCTCTATGGCGAGGGCCTGGTCCTTGCACATCCCGGTCTCGCCGATCTGGCTCTGGACGTCACGCCGGACGATCCATTGCCGACGGTGGCGAATTTTCAGGACGCCATTCTCGCCGAGTTCCCGCAGCTCGAAGAGGTCATCTTCGAAAAATATGCCGAGGCGGATGACCTGAGAATGGGGCGCACCGAATTCGCAAACCGGTCGTATCTGTTTTCCTACATTGAGGTGAACGGCATCGCCGCCGATCTTCCCATTGTCGTCGGATTGTATGTCGACGAGGAACGCTATCAGGATTTTCGGGACCGGTTGCGCAGCATGATCCTGGTCGGAATCGGAGTTCTGATCCTGTCCGGCATCGTCGCGCTGCTGATGGCCAAGGCGACCGTGCGCCCCATCCTGGCCCTGTCGGAGGCCTCCGCCAAAATCGCTGCTGGAGAGTATGACGATTTGCCCGTTCTGCCGAAAAGCCGGATGCGCGAATTGCGCGATGCCTCCCGGGCCTTCGAAGAAATGGTGCGCGGGTTGAAGGAACGCGCCCGTATCCTGGACCTGTTCGGTCGGGTGGTACCGGAAAAGGTTGCCGAACGCATGCTGAGCGTCCCGGACGAACTGGCGCCGCAAACCGTCGAGGCTACCGTCCTGTTCTGCGATTTGGCCGGTTTCACCCATATGACGGAAGAGTTGGGGCCGGCCAAGGTCGTCGCGGTACTGAACGCCTATTTCACGGATATCGTGGATGTGGTCCACAGCCATGGTGGAATTGTCACGCAGTTTCAGGGCGACGCCATTCTGTCCGTCTTCAACCTGCCCATCGCAGACCCGGCCCATGCGGAAAAGGCCGTGTCCGCCGCGCGGGAAATTCAGGCGCACCTGGCCAGCCGCCATTTCGAGGGACGGCAGCTTTCCTGCCGCATCGGCATCGCCACCGGCCCCCTGATTGCCGCCAATGTCGGCGCCAAGTCGCGGATGAACTACACTGTCCATGGCGATACGGTGAACCTGGCCGCGCGACTGGAGCAGTTGAACAAGGAACTGGGCACGACCGTCCTGGTCGCCGCCTCTACCGCCGCCCGCGTCCGCAAGGGAACCCTGCTCTCCCTCGGAGAGCGCTCTGTTCGCGGCCTGGACAACCCCATCGAGGTCTACGCCCCTCTGGAATCGAAGTCATGA
- a CDS encoding methyltransferase, producing MTAPDIVSDKFLDGRLILAQPRHGYRAAMDPVLLAAAVPAVRPSEKVLELGCGVGTALFCYGTRVPDAHLTGLEIDADTADLARSNAAANGLSPRTSLQTGDILALPNGIAPGTYHQVFANPPYMTAGAGDASPVEGRARSNVEGAARLKDWIWALLKCARPKGGIALIHRADRVDEILSRLHGKAGDITVIPLWPRIGAPAKRVIVRARKGVRGGAILHPGLVLHGDGDTRYTDAASAILRNGAALT from the coding sequence ATGACGGCCCCCGATATCGTCAGCGACAAGTTTCTGGACGGCCGCCTGATACTGGCGCAGCCCCGGCACGGCTATCGTGCGGCCATGGACCCGGTTCTGCTGGCTGCTGCGGTCCCCGCAGTGCGTCCGTCGGAGAAAGTCCTGGAATTGGGCTGCGGGGTGGGAACGGCGCTGTTCTGCTATGGCACGCGGGTACCGGACGCGCATTTGACCGGTCTGGAAATCGACGCCGATACGGCCGATCTGGCCCGATCCAATGCGGCGGCAAACGGCCTGTCCCCGCGTACCAGCCTTCAAACCGGCGATATTCTCGCCCTGCCCAATGGCATCGCACCGGGCACCTATCATCAGGTCTTTGCCAATCCGCCCTACATGACCGCCGGGGCCGGCGATGCATCCCCTGTCGAAGGGCGTGCCCGGTCAAATGTCGAAGGGGCGGCCCGCCTGAAGGACTGGATCTGGGCCCTGCTGAAATGTGCCCGTCCCAAGGGCGGTATCGCCCTGATTCACCGCGCCGACCGGGTCGACGAAATCCTGTCCCGGCTGCACGGAAAGGCAGGGGACATCACTGTGATTCCGTTGTGGCCCCGTATCGGGGCCCCCGCCAAGAGGGTCATTGTCCGCGCGCGGAAGGGCGTCCGCGGCGGCGCGATCCTGCATCCCGGCCTCGTCCTGCATGGAGACGGCGATACGCGCTACACCGACGCCGCCTCCGCGATCCTGCGGAACGGAGCCGCCCTGACCTGA
- a CDS encoding DUF2007 domain-containing protein: MKELLRTNDPVRLSFIGSVLRDSGIESVVFDEHTSVLEGSIGILPRRLMVLDEDYDAARRLLRETGQEDE, translated from the coding sequence ATGAAAGAACTGCTGCGTACCAACGACCCGGTCCGGCTATCCTTTATCGGGTCCGTATTGAGGGATTCCGGCATCGAGAGCGTCGTCTTCGACGAGCATACCAGTGTGCTGGAAGGGTCCATCGGGATCCTGCCGCGCCGGCTGATGGTCCTTGACGAGGATTACGATGCGGCCCGTCGGCTGCTTCGTGAGACCGGCCAGGAAGACGAATGA
- the speB gene encoding agmatinase, whose product MAKHGYEGGRLNLPFVGHCTFGKQPACLDWDAIDADIAVLGAPFDMGTQYRAGARFGPRSIREASTLFSFGHDGAYDFEDDVTYLPVDQVRMVDIGDADIIHTDTIRSHDNIEFGVRKILKAGALPVVLGGDHSVHIPCIRAFDDQEPVHIVHIDAHLDFVDERHGVRYGHGNPLRRASELSHVTGFTQLGIRNVSSSNREDYEAARRAGSTILSVRHCRDLGRDGVLAKVPDGVRYYLTIDIDGFDPSIAPGTGTPSHGGFLYYEVLEILQGLTEKGEIVGIDLVEVAPDYDQSGSTAFLAAQLLMNVLGFIFHAQGKSA is encoded by the coding sequence ATGGCGAAACACGGCTATGAAGGCGGGCGGCTGAATCTGCCCTTCGTCGGACATTGTACATTCGGCAAGCAGCCTGCCTGTCTGGACTGGGACGCGATCGATGCCGATATTGCCGTGTTGGGGGCGCCCTTCGACATGGGAACACAGTATCGGGCCGGGGCCCGGTTCGGCCCGCGATCAATTCGTGAGGCGTCGACGCTGTTTTCCTTCGGTCATGACGGTGCGTATGACTTTGAGGACGATGTGACCTATCTGCCGGTCGATCAGGTTCGAATGGTCGATATCGGGGATGCCGACATCATTCATACCGATACGATCCGCAGCCACGACAACATCGAATTCGGGGTGCGGAAGATCCTGAAGGCCGGTGCACTGCCCGTAGTTCTGGGGGGCGACCATTCGGTTCACATTCCGTGTATCCGCGCATTCGACGACCAGGAGCCGGTGCACATCGTCCATATCGATGCGCATCTGGACTTTGTCGATGAGCGGCATGGCGTGCGATACGGCCATGGAAATCCGCTGCGGCGGGCGTCGGAGCTGAGCCATGTCACCGGTTTCACGCAGCTGGGCATTCGCAATGTATCATCCTCCAACCGCGAGGATTACGAGGCGGCTCGGCGGGCGGGATCGACAATTCTGTCGGTCCGGCATTGCCGCGACCTGGGGCGCGACGGCGTTCTGGCGAAGGTGCCGGACGGCGTGCGCTACTACCTGACCATCGACATCGACGGCTTCGACCCGTCCATTGCGCCCGGCACCGGCACACCGAGCCATGGTGGTTTCCTTTACTACGAAGTGCTGGAGATCCTGCAGGGGCTGACGGAGAAGGGCGAGATCGTAGGAATCGACCTGGTCGAGGTGGCGCCGGATTATGATCAGTCCGGATCGACCGCTTTCCTGGCGGCACAGCTTCTGATGAACGTATTGGGTTTCATCTTCCATGCTCAGGGGAAATCCGCCTGA
- a CDS encoding nucleoside 2-deoxyribosyltransferase, translated as MTRVYLAGPDVFHPDAVALGRRKKAICAEFGLTGVYPLDNELPLDGLPPHAQGMAIYHANIALMQGCDAAIANMTPFRGPSCDAGTAFEIGYMRALGRPVFAYSNVAATFTERSTGLDGYTVERFDMTDNLMLDGAVVDSGSRPVAGQAEDAFTDLSVFRRCVESLRDALDR; from the coding sequence ATGACCCGCGTCTATCTGGCCGGACCCGACGTTTTCCACCCCGACGCCGTCGCTCTGGGTCGCCGCAAGAAGGCGATCTGCGCCGAGTTTGGCCTGACCGGGGTCTATCCGCTCGACAACGAACTGCCATTGGACGGCCTTCCGCCGCATGCGCAGGGCATGGCTATCTATCATGCCAATATCGCACTGATGCAGGGATGCGACGCCGCGATCGCCAACATGACCCCTTTCCGCGGACCGTCCTGCGATGCCGGGACCGCCTTCGAGATCGGCTATATGCGGGCGCTGGGCCGCCCCGTCTTCGCCTACAGCAACGTCGCGGCAACCTTTACCGAACGATCAACCGGCCTGGACGGGTACACGGTCGAGCGCTTCGACATGACCGACAATCTGATGCTGGACGGCGCTGTGGTGGACAGCGGTTCCCGGCCGGTCGCCGGACAGGCCGAGGATGCGTTCACAGATCTGTCCGTGTTCCGACGTTGCGTCGAAAGCCTGCGCGACGCCCTGGACCGATAA